The sequence below is a genomic window from Gavia stellata isolate bGavSte3 chromosome 11, bGavSte3.hap2, whole genome shotgun sequence.
catgacaaaaccagaaaaaaataatgtgggCTTGACTGTGGCTTGGGAAGGAACCCAAGTGTAAGATCGTGCTCAGGGCAGGGTCATGTCTAGTTGAGGTTTGAGTATCTCTAAGGGTATTCAAACGGGGCTTTCACATCCCCTCCTGGGGAACCTGTCCCAGTGCCTCGCACTCCTTGCTATGAAGAGGGTTTTTCACTATGTCTGATGAGAATTTCCCTTTTCACAACTTGTGGCTGCTGCCTCTTGTGCTTTGGCTGTGCTCCTCTGAGGAGACTCTGGGCACGGCCCTCCCCACGCAGCCTTGCAGGCCCCAGCGCAGGGAAATAATGGTCTCCCTCAACCTGGCAGCCCCCTCGCTGACCCCCACTCCATGTGCAGCCTCCTAATTGCATTAGTATTAGGACACTAAACGCAATGTATTGGCCCAGCAATGACCACCCCCAACTGGCCCATGAACAGTCTCCGAGGTGGCGGTCGCCGCCCCGCGGCCCAGTCTTTCACCTGTGTTGCAGTCCCCCGGCCAGTCCATACCCCGCCATTTGCTCACGCAGGTGCTAAGGGAAACCAGGCCAAAAGCCTCATTGGGTCGGGGTGGACAGCAGTCACTGTCCCCTCGTCCCCAGGGAATAATTACTTCCCTTGAACACGTAAGCCCctccctgttttcattttttttgccttctgtttgcATTATGGACTTGTAAAGACCGATAAGATACGGTTATGAGTCATATCAGGACCTAGCAGGCAACTTTCTTCAGCTGTTTgcattaaaacttttttttaactacgTTGTGTAAATAAACTGAAGGCGCTTTGTACAGACTAAGTACAAATAAAAGGATAGTGCTCCTGAAGTTGAGGCCCTCCTCATGGCTTTTGTTCCAAATCTTAACCTAATTTCCTAAATCAAATAAACCATGACATAAAAGGAGTACCATGAGCAAGAGCCCCGCTGCGACACGAGTGACAACACCAGCCGTGGCCTCTGGTGGGAACCAAAGGTGTGATGAAAGCTGTCTGAGGGCAGAAGTATGGCTTGAGCACTAACTAGGTGATGTCGTTTCTCTGGTATCCAAACTGCTTGTGCTTAGTTAGAGTAGGTAGGGGTGTCAAAGCTCATGTGAGAAGATTCTGACCAAACAGCACTGAACGGAGAAGAAATAGCGCTGTAGAGTCAGAAGGGAGACTTGAGATGCAAGGCCATCTCCATCTAGATAACAGTACCAGCAATCACATGTTAAGCTGTAATTGCCTAGGAAATGGCATAAGAAACACCAAAGTTGGATATGGGTGTAATAGATTTGGGACCAATGAGGAAAAGGAATTGGGGGTGAGTTGTTTATTTGGGGGGAGTTTgggcagaggaaaggagatGCAGGGGTGGTGAAAAGGTGGgttcaagaaaaggaaaaaatggggaATAAGGTATAAAATGAAGAAGGAGAGCAAGAAATGGGAGGATCTTGTGACAGGAGGAGGGCAGCTGCCTCCAGGCAGTGGTGAAGTTGGCCTGTGGGCCCAAGCTTCCTGGGATGCTGGGGGCAACCCCTTTGGACAACCCACCAGACTCTCCACCAGGTCTATGTCTGAAAGACAGTGCAGGAGGGGGGGAGTAAGAAGAGATAAACTTGTAAGGAAGTATAGACTTGTACCTTAATACTCAGTGCAGGAGGCAAGGCAGTAGAATTGCAATTTAATACCACTTACTAGTGATTTTTCAGTATTCTTTATAATAATTTAACCAATATATTAATGTAACCACTGTATCAATACTAATAGTAAGCAATAGAATTGTAACTCAATATTACTTGAGGTGATAAAATTGTGAAGTAATATTGCTAGTAAGAGCAGTGTTTTTATTAGCCACTTAGGGTATTAGATATTTTTTATAAGATTTGCTGCCTAATCAATAAACATTATAATCATCCTAATCAGTTATGTCTCAAGTCTCCAAACTAATGGGGGAGAGGTGAACTTAGGGAGTAACAAGTACATTAACAAGACGGGAGACAAACTGATCACTTTTTTAGAAGGTTTTGttagcaatttttaaaagtactgttTTCCTAGTGCTTTTGATGCTCTTGATACTAATCCATGGTTAAGAAGATATGGTTACTATCTTGACAATCTTAGAAAGTTCTCTTTCTAAAGTAGCTGAAGAATTTCCTAGTATCAACACTGGAGTGAGATGGGAGGGTGGAAGTGGAGGAATGTGGGTTGATAATCCAATGCCTAATTTTCATATCTTCTTAAAGGCAGTTGCTTGATAGCATTTGGATGGTGTGAACTCCTGCCTAAAAAAtagtaagtaaataaaaaatcccaGGTTGTTATTGGAcaaccagtttaaaaaaaccaaccaaaaacgTGGTGCTTGTGGGGAACATAGAGAATTGCTTCTTGCCAACCTGATGCTTGATACCTGTCAATCTAGAAATAGTTATAAGTGATTCATGTTTAATTACTTCTATCtttatggaaaggaaaaagctatCAAGCCAAACTTCCTCATTTCAGGTGTTATCATTCTAGTTAGCTATTTTGTAGCATTGCCTAATGCTGACAGATAGTCCTTAAAACGGTTCAGAAATAGCTGCATACTGAGAGCATTGATCTTTACGTATTTTTATGGCATTTCACTATGATCCATAAAGCAGTTACAAAAAACAGCGTACATCAGGGCATAGGATCTTTATTGCCTCTTCCCCTGTCCCTTGGCCAATGGCAGTGGCTCTGAGGAGGAGCATCTCCAACATATGTCATGCCATGCACGCTGTAAGGCTGCTCATACGTACCCCGGCCATACGAGCTTCCCTAAATTCTGGCTATTatatagaaaaattaatttctctgaacAATAACCTGTTCTAGAGTTCAAATTCTTTACATTTCTGGGAAGAAATAACAGGAACACACCCTTCGTGAGAGGTACTGGCAGTCTGTGAAGAATAGAAGGTATGTAATTATGAACTGACTATGACAGTGTCCCTGAGCTTTACCTTAAGAGAAGCTACTTAAAGCTCAGGTTACTCTATAACCAGCTGGAGCTGGTAGCAGCTCCTGTGTACACCAGCTGACCAGGACATGGCCTGCAGCCATCACATTCATTTCACACAGGTCACTAAACAGCACTGGAAAGTAACAGCCTTCAGTAGCAGCTCAAACAGTGTACTTGCAGCGATGACAGAGCCTCTCTCCGAGGGTTTCTCCCGAGCCAAGCGAGACAGTTCTAAGATTGTGTGTGTTTTAGTTGAATGTTCAGGAGTCGCAATACTCAGGTACAGTTTGGCATGGGAAAGTAACAAGATACAGCTGTTGCTTATGAAACAGCATTGATGCATTTTGGACAGTACAGGTTCAGTAGAAAATATAGACCCCATTCCAAGTTGCTTTTAAGCTAGCTCTGTTTCACATGAAGTAGTTCAGGTGTGTAACAAGCTGGCAGAAAGTGATGGCAGTGAATATATGGTAAAAGAAACTCTAAAGAAACCCACTTCCATGAATACTCAATGTTGCTCACATGTCCCAACCAATACTACAATCTAGAGCTCAGAAAGCAGTAATCTGGAAAGCCTGATGTTACTGTGTTGGTCAACCAGTAAATATTAATGTAGTGCTTTGGTATCATAGCAGATAGTTACCCAGCTCCTATGAGCATGCCATACTGAAATGAATCCGGCTGGGTTAGGCccacctccctctgccctcAAGTTGGGCTTATTAAACTAGAGCACAACAGATATGCAGTTTCTGTAGGTAACATCGAGTTACCTACATTTGACTTTCCTCATTTCACAACCCACAAACTCCTACCCCTAAAAATACACATGCTTCACCCACAGAACCATTACCTCAcagccttttatttccttttctttttggctgAATCTTCTAACctactttacaaaaaaaaaaaattccccagcATGCTGTTATCTCCGGTTATAGCACCAGGAAGGTGTGCTGGGGCCGAATCGGGCACGATGGAATTTGCCATGGGGAAACCCGCTGATGACAGTGGAACCCGCCCGCGTGTGAATTCCCGCAGCTCCTACCACCCCTTTATAAGCAGGTGGAGGTGCGGCAAGGCTGGCAGGacaagcaggcagcagccgAGCACTCGCTGGAGCACAGTTTCTGCGTGGAGTGGAAATGGCTGGCTTTGGCAGCAAGAGCTTGGTCCTGGTTTCCCTGTTGGGGCTCCTGGCGCTGCTCCTGTGCGGCACCTCCGAAGGTGAGTGAGCTCGGGTGTTCGGCCCCAGGAAGCGGTTCTTGGTGCCGCTCCGCACCGCACCAGCCATGCCAGGGGCGTTCATACTCGCAGCTGGCAGCAGGGCGAGGGTGAGGTGGAAGGGAATTGTTTCAGCAAAGTACACTGCCTAATCCTCCTCTCAACGGGGAGCTGGATAGTCAGGGGGCTGAACAGGCAGTACCCTGGGCAGCATGGCAGCGTGGTCCAAATGGGTTTTATTTACTGTCATTTTCCTTCATTCCAGCACAAAGCAACCAGGATTGCTGCCTGTCTTACACCAAAGTGCGTCTGCCTCGGTGGGCCCTAAAGGGTTATACTGAACAGCTCTCCAGTGAAGTCTGTGATATCCATGCAATCATGTAAGTTACTTTTCAGAAgatcttctgttttttctgacaTGTATTAACCTTAGGATGTCTGGACAGAAACAATGATTTGAACATTGTAAGCatgaattttcttgctttttcaaaacGTTCAATTAACTGAATAAATTGTATATAATACCTGTAAACAAAATACACAACCTCTATTTGATAGGGACTACTAACTCATAGGACAGCCATacaatgtaaataataaatctgACTGTTTAGGAAGCAGCTGTGCAAATAAAGACATACTTCGTTTCCAGCTGAGGGCCACTCTTGCCAACACAGGATGTTCCTTTGCCAAAACCTGTTAACAGACGTATAAGTGGCAAGAGTTTTCTTAATTCACAGAGATCAGAAGTTTTTTTCCCACAAGGTTTTAGCCCTCCTAAATGTTGAACTGTCACCTTAGCTTGACAGCAACTGTTCTCCTTAGTCTCACAAATCATTTCTGGCATCCAGCAAAGTCCTTTGTCTGAATAGTTCTGATAAATTGAACACAACTTTATGGTGCAAAAAATGATCCCTGAGACTGAAGCAGCTGTTACATTTAAATTTCATTAggtgtttctttttgttgataTAGTATTGGAGGGGTTGTGGAGCATCCCATATCTAACTAGCCTTTACAAAAGCAGTTGCTATTGCTTATTATATAGAGTAACTATGATGCATGTTTTTGACCAAATGCATCTTCACAGTATTTATAGCAGGGTTTTCTAATGATTTACCAATCTccttaccattttttttttccagtttccacaCCTACAGCGGGCTGAATGCCTGTGTAAATCCTAAGGAAGGCTGGGTGAAGAAGCATCTTCTTTTCCTGAGGTAGGAACCTAAAAATCTAAATACTACTAGGCTGACGAAAACAGAGCACGTATGAAAGCCCGTTTCATACCTCTCCTGAATGCCACTTCTGATGGCAATGCTGAGCACATCTGTCTTTCCATCTCTTGTCAGACATGGCTACTCCTTTTTAGAGTCTTCTTGGGGACAGTCATGTCACATATCCCTTTTTCTACCTGAGCTGTTCTCTCAGGAGGTGCTATATGTTGGAGAGAAAAACCTATAATTGACCTGTGGCTGAGGTCATTATTTAtgtgtgttctttcattctttcaacaGCCATAAGCTCAAGAAGATGTCAATGTGATACGGTTTCCAGCAGGGAACTAAACATAGATGTGGCTGAAGAACCACTAGGTTCAACCTCTTGGTTGAGATCGTCGTCTTGTACACTGTTGTGTGCTTAGTCACCTCTCTGGCTTCTTTGGAACCATTGAACTTCTTGAGTTGATTCATATTGCATCACTGTTTTGCTTGAATTAAGCATTTtgttaaagtttctgtttttactAATATGTGTATGTTACTAGTATGACATAAAAGTACTATTTAGTAAGGACTACCTTAAGCTGTTGTACAGAGTATGAATTTTATTAAGTTTattgcatgttattttttttttgttcagcatgtgCAAAGCAGgttatttattctgtttattttgttacttCTTTGGCACTGTCTTGTgccaaaatgtttccttttaacCATAGTTAGCCTTACAATACTTCTTGAACTATTGTTAAACAAAGTCTGCttgtggaaaaaatggaaattggagtttaaaaaaaaataaatgttaaaatctGCACTCTTTGTGtgatatgtttatttttttaattgaaaaaggTGACTTCCCCTTGAAATGAATTCCTTTGCTTATGAGCATCCAGCTGAAACTATTACACAAGTGTATTCACACCTGTTAAAGCCACTTTCCACCTTGCTCACTTTGCCCTATGGGTAGCTATGACCTCTGTAGAATAtaactccttcctctcccccagaGAGCTGCTATATATGAAGCTTTTGCTTACCATGAAGATCTGTTCTTAGCTCAATTTCATCTTAATCAGACTTGAGAGAATTTCTCTTACCAGTTTATCTATTTATTCAGGAGGAAACTTACCCATATTGTTACAGGGCAAGCTTCTAGCTCATCCATTGAGAAGGATTATGATTAAGGTAACACAGTCTGCTCTCAATTTAAAGGGCTATCTCTACAGGAGAAATTTGCAGTGCTTTCCTCCCCTTTATGCATTTCCTATAGTATCCTATGACTTCCAGCATAACGAGGATTTCCTGATGCAGGATCTCTTGATGGAGGTCTGCAGACACTACTGCAGTACAAATGATGCCTGACAGAAGTAATGGGACTCCATGGAGTAGGTAGGACATGGGTGCAGGCTGAATGGGGAAGGCTGCTCGGTTTTTTAGGTACTATTACACAGCCCACATGGGCTTCAGGGATGTGACGAAGTAGGCTGTGTAGGTGTAGTCCTCTCATTGTCAGCACCAGAGTCTTGCAGATAAATCTACGCCTTGGCTTTTGGTAGCTTTTAGTCATAGAGATAGaagcattaattttaattaatttaaactcTAAATGTAAAGCATTTTTGGTGTCCTTGAGAGAAGAGCTGAGAGGTGTTGGGCTTTTTAAATGGTGTTCATGAGTGTAAGGCTATTATTTTCTGGTTTCAAAACTTGCTAGAACTTAAGCAATCTGCTTGTGGCCCTGCAAATCTGGGAATTGGCAATTCTCTGTGAGTGAAGCTCTGAAAGAGCAAGATTAATTGGCTTTAATTTCCAGCAGGTGGATTCCATGTCCCTGATATTAAAGACGTCATGGAAGAAGCTATCAGCCTCCCAGTTAGGAGTAATTACCCAGCATGTTCCTTAGGGATTCCCCTAACTTCTGGGCAAAACTGCAGAGCTCTACCTCATACCTGCTAGCACTAGTGTGGACTCCTGTTTGGGCCCAAAGAGCTCCCAGGTTAAATCAGGCACCAACAAAATGGTACAGACACACTGAATGGATTTGTGTTAAAAGAGTCAGAAGGTGAGGTTCCCCGAGCCTACCGTAGGCATTGGTGGAGATGTTAGGAACCAGAGCTGTAGATGAACCTGTTGCAGAAAAGTCTGACGTTCAAGCTAGCGAATTCAAAGCAGGGgagcaaaataagaaattgaAGACCGATATGTGAAATtctgtgggtggttttttgtacTCCCAGGTCGGGCCTGTCAAAAGTTTTGTATTGCTTCTGTAACTCATCCTTCCTCTTGTCGGCCATGGCTCCATTACCACAAAACCCCAGATGCTTCATCCACAGAACTATGACTCGTGGGATTGCTTTTAGTTCCTCTTATTCTggttgaatatatttttttataaccaACCTCACcggaggaaaaaaagaatttgaaaattgGTTTCAATGCTCAATAACATAGGTTGATAAGGTTATTATGTTACTGGTAGGAAATTCCATGTAAAAATAGCATGTCCCTCCATGCATTCCTGAGGATACAAATAGATATTATAAACGAGTACTGTATCTCCAAAATCATCAGATCAGAGGCACATTTTTGTAAGTACCCTCAAGTGGACAGTTAAAAGTTCTGACAGCTCTGAAAATCATGACCGTTTCTAGGAAAACCTGAATCCTGATTACTTTGGTGGGGCTGTTCTGCATTTGTGTAGGTTCTTCCTCTCTATCTTTGTCCCTCAGCTCCTAATTCAGCATATGCAATTTTGTTGAACAATTTGAGGTGCAGTATTAGAAGGTCATTTGGGGactttttcccttccatttacgtaattttttaaaaaacaaaatattttttcttgcaaaatgcCAACAAGGCTTTTTATTACAGCTTGGATATCATTTGGATAATGGGTATGAGAGCTTTCCCTTCAAAGTCTCAGCACAACTTCATACATCAGTTCCAAAGTCTCCTGCTCTCACTGTATTGAGACCAGTCCTCAGTGATTCCTGTGCCTGCTGAAGTATTATTATTGAATCCTATTTGTGCATCTtctttctgtgtggttttttttttgggtttttttttgtttggttttttgttttttatttttatttttgcttcttttttaactctttttttttttctctaaagcaATCTCACATCATTCCCAGTCACAATGTTGCAGCATTTCACTAGCTTGGGATCTTTGACAGAAAATTTTCTCTTCATATATGGAATCATAATCAGATTTActaatttcttaatattttttcctcccactccaGCACAAAGCAACAAAATAACTTAGCATTGCATGGACAGTGATTTTTGTAAAGAATATAAAATCTTCCGCTgatttaattttgctgttaaaatatAAAACCTGCCACATCTCATCTGCTGGGCAAGTATTAACATTTGTTGAATTACCGTTCAGTTGATGGTAGCTCCTAACTATCAGTTGAAGACTGTTTTTTGTTCCTCATCTCTTGTTTTTTCCACCTTCCACACAAAGCGGGGGGGTGGGTTGTAAAGCATGTGCAAATCCAAGAGACAAATGGGTGAAGGCCCTTCTTAGCCTGCGGTATGCATGTTTTCATTACTGGGTGTGCTTAGTGACAATGACACTTTTAGGTCTTTCATAGGAGTGTTGATAATTAGCCAGTTATTTTCAATTACCAATACCAATGAGCCCACATGTAACTGAACTTCACTCCTGATGAACTGGAATGCATTGTTCAGCTGTAATTTTGTTGAGAAGTGAATTGGGGAATTCGTGAACCAAGAAAGGCTTTAGGCTTATGACACTGTCACTTGATTTTAATGGCATACACCCAGCTGGATAAACATCAAAACAATACAGATGATCAATTGTAACAAGCCTTCTGTATGCTGAGCTCAGCTGCTTTACAGCCTGGCAGTCTTATTCCAAATACCAGGCTACAGGCAACATACTTTGCCAAAATATGAAGCATAAAAGAAGTTTTTAGTCTTCAGACTAAAATCAGTGCATTGTGTATGCTAAGTTCACTAAGTGATTACAGTTGTATGACTGTACATAAATGGAAAACTATGTATGTTCCTATGATCTTGTGGTTGCTCTGTTCTGGAAGGTGTCAGCCTTGACTGTCCACTGTTGCAGTCCTAACTCTGTTAAAGGCTTTTAAAttgctgtgtttgtttcttctgcattaTCAATTGCAGATAGCTTCCAGTCAAAGCTCACCAAGAGCTGCTGAACATTTAAATACAATATACAATAGATATGGCGCTGTGCCTGCTATTATATATTAAGCATAGTGTATTGCTCATGTAGCTACTACCGTAAATAAAACCAGACATTTGTTTAATAGTCTTTTAGCTTCCTTGAATTTATAGCGTTATTCAAAGATTATGCAATCCAAAACACATACTAAATGTAAAAGCATCAGATGAAATTAAGAATATTGTGTGCTTAAAAAGCATATATGTCACAGGAAAAGTAGAGGCTAAAATACCATTGTCAATTGTTATTGTTAAATTTACAATAGCATTTCTATAGTTTTGCTTATATGACTTCAGTTATACCCCCAAAATAAagtaacaattttatttttaagcatctgCATCTACATTTCTGTGTTCCTGAAACTTTGCTACTCCCTAACTttaaattgaaaactctattaatttttttttacactctCTTTGTATCAAGGAGACAATTGATAGTCTGGATTGAGATCCCCTGAAAAACCAGATATGCTCTATACAGTGTCCATATATGGAATTGTGCTGGATACACTTACAGTGCATGTCCTATACTGGAGGGATTTTATCTACCATTACGGCCACACAGCTGCACATACAAAAGTGAGGAAAAGAGGGACTGCACGTAGCAGATGTTCCTAGACTAACAGTGCCAGCAAAAGGATATGAAAATCCAAGGAGAAAAGTCTGTATCTCAGGTTCTGTTAAATTTGGTTCCTTCCCCATTGTTAATATTCTTATTATTGGAGAGGTGTCCAAGGAACATGTGAGATGCAATCACTAAGTTTCATTAAATATATCATTAATTCCTACATGTATTAATTCACAAACCTAACCTCTTGGTTAAATCTGTATGACCTTTAGATCCAATGCATTCCAGTGTACTAGGTTTTCACAACACTCCATCTCCCAGAGTATCTTGATTTACCTAAAAATCTAACCTTCacagtgattctttttttctagccCTCAAAATTATGGAGAAAGTCATACTCATGGTACGAAttagggagagagagagacaaaccAGCTTCTGGAAACAGGAACAGTGTGGCCCAGCACTTGGCTCCCTGGTGAGAAAGCCTGTATCATAGGATCCATTTAATAGATAGCTACAGGATAAAGCAACTTAGGAAACAAGAAACATTGAGATAGTGCAGTTGGGGTACCATGATTAGTGAAGGCATGTACCAAGGCAAAACATTTATGTGTAGGCAAAAATTTTACGTGTAGGATTGTCTAGTACAACAAAATTGTAATAGACTCCTCCGATATCTTCTGGATGATAAAATTTAATCAAAACATAGATTGTTCTTAAAGGAACATGGCTTGCAAGGGGATAAACTCTGTACCAAGAACTCATATAACAAATGTTGAGGTGACAGTAGATAGCATCATTAGGCACCAAGGGCAGAGAAACATTACAAATCTGTAAGAAGCTACAGACTCATACCTGGGGGGAGCGGATAGCAAGGTGCTATGCACTGACTGGTCAAGCCATTTAATTAGAGTTGTGTCAGTGGAGATGGGTTCAACGAAGTGGTCTAATTTGCAGTGAAATTGTCAATTACAGTGTCGAGATTAAACTAGTAGTTAATATCCTTGCAGCATCATTGGTCAGGCACAAAGCTAGTGAGAACACAATAAACTTACAAAGCAGGCAAATGGGAATTTGAGAATGATAGATGTAATGTGGCAGATAAATCAGAGCTGTAGAGTGGTCAGTGTGGTGACTTCAAATGTTCACTCAAATGTGGCAGTATCTCACGTACGAATAAGCTTTGTTATATAGCTGTACTTAAGGAATACAAATCAAAATGATAATGTAAAAGTTTGTCATGcatatctgaaaaataataatattttagcTATTTGTCTTACtacagtgatttcttttttcaaatgtacATTTACTAGAGCTGGTTGAAAAATATGTGTTCCAGTGGGCATCTGAATGTTTCATGTTGTTGCGACTAGGAATAAATGGTCAAGATGTCTTTTAGAGACAATGCAAATCTCAAAGATACCTGACATATTGCAAATCTCAGAGTTGCTCACTCTATAGCATCCTCCAAATTGGTACAAGAGTAggcaaaaatgttttatgaattTGAAAGTGGGTAGAGCTGTATTGATGCTAATTACAATGAATGGATGATATACATAATATATTGTTTTGCACATCCATATGAAGTACATCAAAATGATAGTAAGGAAActtagaaaa
It includes:
- the CCL20 gene encoding C-C motif chemokine 20, giving the protein MAGFGSKSLVLVSLLGLLALLLCGTSEAQSNQDCCLSYTKVRLPRWALKGYTEQLSSEVCDIHAIIFHTYSGLNACVNPKEGWVKKHLLFLSHKLKKMSM